The following coding sequences lie in one Benincasa hispida cultivar B227 chromosome 6, ASM972705v1, whole genome shotgun sequence genomic window:
- the LOC120080395 gene encoding aldehyde oxidase GLOX1-like produces the protein MAAFLKAASLLLLLSLFFVSAPAQFDTVGGSYGPGSNSLDDGLKKILTDPSAGNNDPSVQGGATTTTPKGNLPGITFRAGPQLVDESGTRDFPTNFLGTWKLVCRNSMVSAMHMNLLPNNRMIIFDASAFHISQIKLPNGKCIPFKTDQGAILQDCWAHGIEYDIDTAKIRPLTMTTDPWCSSGGLDAEGRLVNTGGWNDGNRAVRYITPCETCDWTEYPTALARPRWYATQATLPDGGFILVGGRRSFSIEFVPAEGKANPRAIKMPFLDETTDLDENNLYPFVHLSTDGNVFIFANSRSILLNPKTHTILYEYPILDGGSRNYPASGMSALLPLKLPLEKPEAIPAEVIVCGGAKPEAYRLAEKGNFMPALQDCNRIEITKPKDVWKKEMMPSPRVMGDMLILPTGDLLIINGATSGTSAWNFAEAPNYSPILYTPEKPQGQRFKQLIPTTIPRMYHSTAAVLPDGQILVGGSNTNAGYMFQAVKYPTELRMEKFSPPYLDPAYAGFRPTIQVDQMETSWQYGKDFVVSFNLLVDGELDRENDIRVTIYPPPFTTHGYSMNQRLVVLAIREIAETRGGIYSATVVAPPSGIIAPPGYYMLFVVYRGIPSVATWVQIK, from the exons ATGGCGGCCTTTCTCAAGGCAGCTTCCCTTCTCCTCCTCCTTTCTCTCTTCTTCGTTTCCGCTCCCGCCCAATTTGATACCGTCGGGGGGTCTTACGGCCCCGGTTCTAACTCGCTCGACGACGGTTTGAAGAAGATATTGACAGATCCTTCGGCTGGAAACAATGACCCTAGTGTGCAAGGTGGAGCCACAACGACCACACCCAAAGGTAACCTACCGGGTATAACGTTTCGAGCTGGTCCACAACTGGTGGACGAATCGGGCACAAGAGATTTCCCGACGAATTTTCTAGGGACATGGAAGTTGGTCTGTAGAAACTCCATGGTCTCAGCTATGCACATGAATTTGTTGCCAAACAACAGGATGATCATATTTGATGCATCTGCATTTCACATTTCACAAATCAAATTGCCTAATGGGAAATGTATTCCTTTCAAGACTGATCAAGGTGCCATATTGCAAGATTGTTGGGCTCATGGCATTGAGTATGATATCGACACCGCTAAAATAAGACCACTCACG ATGACTACGGATCCATGGTGCTCGTCGGGAGGGCTCGACGCCGAAGGAAGATTGGTGAACACAGGTGGTTGGAACGACGGAAACAGAGCCGTCCGATACATTACTCCATGCGAGACTTGCGATTGGACCGAATATCCAACGGCATTGGCACGTCCAAGATG GTATGCGACTCAGGCCACCCTGCCCGACGGTGGTTTCATCTTGGTCGGTGGTCGGAGATCTTTCAGCATTGAATTTGTTCCAGCAGAAGGAAAAGCAAATCCAAGAGCTATCAAAATGCCTTTCTTGGATGAAACAACTGATTTGGATGAAAACAATCTCTATCCTTTTGTTCATCTTTCTACTGATGGCAATGTCTTCATCTTTGCCAATAGTCGCTCCATCTTGCTTAACCCTAAGACTCACACTATCCTTTACGAGTACCCGATTTTGGATGGCGGCTCCCGAAACTACCCCGCATCTGGAATGTCTGCACTTCTCCCTCTCAAGCTCCCGCTCGAGAAACCAGAAGCAATCCCAGCTGAG GTGATCGTATGTGGCGGAGCAAAGCCGGAGGCATACCGGTTGGCGGAGAAAGGGAACTTCATGCCAGCATTACAAGATTGCAATCGTATAGAGATCACAAAGCCGAAGGATGTTTGGAAGAAGGAAATGATGCCATCTCCAAGAGTTATGGGCGATATGTTAATTCTCCCAACCGGCGATCTTTTGATTATCAACGGCGCTACTTCCGGTACATCGGCGTGGAATTTCGCCGAAGCTCCAAATTACTCGCCGATTCTCTACACTCCCGAAAAACCCCAAGGTCAACGATTTAAACAACTAATCCCCACCACAATTCCAAGAATGTACCACTCCACCGCCGCCGTTCTCCCCGACGGCCAAATCCTTGTCGGCGGCAGCAACACCAACGCCGGCTACATGTTCCAAGCTGTCAAATATCCGACGGAATTGAGGATGGAGAAATTCTCTCCGCCGTACTTGGATCCGGCATACGCCGGATTCCGCCCCACCATTCAGGTGGACCAAATGGAAACGAGTTGGCAATACGGAAAAGATTTCGTAGTAAGTTTTAATTTACTCGTTGACGGCGAACTTGATCGGGAGAATGATATTAGAGTGACGATATATCCGCCGCCGTTCACGACACACGGTTATTCAATGAATCAGAGGCTTGTTGTGTTGGCGATTCGGGAAATAGCGGAGACTCGCGGCGGGATTTATAGTGCGACGGTGGTGGCGCCGCCGTCCGGAATTATTGCGCCGCCGGGGTATTATATGCTGTTTGTGGTCTACCGTGGAATTCCAAGTGTTGCAACCTGGGTTCAAATTAagtga